The Metabacillus sediminilitoris genome window below encodes:
- a CDS encoding transglycosylase domain-containing protein: MKKKEEKLRRFSPFNKDIIRGFRISYSVIGSLLLLFFIIGLIGLCFAGGVGAGYFASLVKDEPIRSYNVMKNDIYNYEETSQVFFANNVLLGKINADIEREEVKLEDVSQHVIHAVIATEDELFYEHDGVVPKAIMRALFQEFTNAAVKTGGSTLTQQLIKNQILTNEVSFDRKAKEILLALRLEKFFEKDEIIEAYLNVTDFGRNSNGRNIAGVQAAAKGIFGVEAKDLNIPQSAFIAGLPQSPFGYTPFSNKGGAVKENLDPGINRMKTVLKRMYSGGYITEEEYKAALTYDIRANLTDKKPSSIDQYPYLTYEIEDRAKQIIMLQLATEDGYTEDELDKDDVLYNQYRALADNEIRHNGYRIHTTIHKDIYDKMQDVVAQYEYYGSDKPEQIKDPDTGETITIQEPVEAGGVLIENSTGKIISFVGGRDFERENLNHATNAVRQNGSTMKPLLVYAPALELGLVQPGSVIADVPYTINGYSPKNSGGSYHGLTSARTALKYSYNIPAVKTFMSVINKNPASYLEKMGISQIPDSLYPSHSLGSSGVTVEENVNAFATFANKGKFVDAYMIEKIENSDGKVIYQHEKTATDVFSAQTAYLTIDMMRDVIRGGTAASLNGFLSFSADWSGKTGTTQDYGDAWFVATNPNVTFGTWIGYDTPKPLERNYKGMSYSKRNILLWAKLMNVSHDVNPELIAPKERFEMPGGIVERSYCALTGELPSDLCRSAGLVTSDLFNAKYVPTKVDDSLTHGKFVVVKNQAYKVPSSAPSEFVQQGVMLKKDILKKHGISSIGDLKKLLPNTAKFGNLVVTENKEISDNGASPKQVSGVSVNGPKISWGANPDNDVIGYRVYAAANQTTNFKKVASVHASSTSANVGTAPAAYYVVAVDVAGKESAPSAIIKVGNYAKEKSKPVATETVKPKTPPAAPAKPAKPAVTPPSEAI; this comes from the coding sequence ATGAAAAAAAAGGAAGAAAAACTTAGGCGTTTCTCACCTTTTAACAAAGATATAATAAGAGGTTTCCGAATTTCATACAGTGTAATTGGAAGTCTGCTCTTATTATTCTTTATTATTGGCCTCATTGGTTTATGTTTTGCCGGAGGTGTAGGAGCCGGGTATTTCGCTTCATTAGTAAAAGACGAACCAATTCGTTCATACAATGTTATGAAAAACGATATTTACAATTATGAAGAAACATCACAAGTATTTTTTGCAAACAATGTATTGTTAGGAAAAATAAATGCTGACATTGAACGTGAAGAGGTAAAATTAGAAGATGTTTCACAACATGTCATTCATGCTGTCATTGCAACTGAAGACGAACTTTTTTATGAGCATGATGGGGTTGTGCCTAAAGCAATTATGCGTGCATTATTTCAAGAATTTACAAATGCTGCTGTCAAGACTGGTGGAAGTACCTTGACACAACAATTGATTAAAAATCAGATTTTAACAAATGAGGTTTCATTTGATCGTAAAGCAAAGGAAATTCTTCTCGCATTAAGGCTAGAAAAATTCTTTGAAAAGGATGAAATTATCGAAGCGTATTTAAATGTTACTGATTTTGGCCGTAATTCAAACGGCCGAAATATAGCTGGCGTTCAGGCCGCTGCAAAGGGTATCTTCGGTGTGGAAGCGAAAGATTTAAATATCCCACAATCAGCTTTTATTGCAGGTTTACCCCAAAGTCCTTTCGGATACACTCCATTCTCTAATAAGGGCGGGGCTGTAAAAGAAAACCTTGATCCAGGTATTAACAGAATGAAAACCGTATTAAAACGAATGTATAGTGGTGGATATATAACTGAAGAAGAATACAAAGCCGCACTTACTTATGATATACGTGCAAACTTAACTGATAAAAAGCCTTCTTCAATTGACCAATACCCATATTTAACTTACGAGATTGAGGATCGTGCTAAACAAATCATTATGCTCCAACTCGCTACGGAGGATGGTTACACGGAAGATGAATTGGATAAAGATGATGTTCTTTATAACCAATACAGGGCTTTAGCAGACAATGAGATCAGACATAATGGCTATCGTATTCATACGACAATTCATAAAGATATATACGATAAAATGCAAGATGTCGTTGCCCAGTATGAATATTATGGCAGTGATAAACCAGAACAAATAAAAGACCCAGATACAGGAGAAACGATTACGATCCAGGAGCCTGTTGAAGCCGGTGGGGTTTTAATTGAAAATAGTACTGGAAAAATCATTAGTTTTGTGGGCGGCCGAGATTTTGAGCGTGAAAATCTTAACCATGCAACAAATGCTGTCCGCCAAAATGGATCAACGATGAAACCATTGCTCGTATATGCACCTGCTTTGGAATTAGGGCTAGTGCAGCCAGGTTCAGTTATTGCGGATGTACCTTACACAATAAATGGCTACAGTCCAAAAAACAGTGGTGGAAGCTATCATGGCTTAACAAGTGCAAGAACGGCATTGAAATATTCATATAATATTCCAGCTGTAAAAACATTTATGTCTGTGATAAATAAAAACCCAGCATCTTATTTAGAAAAGATGGGTATCTCCCAAATTCCTGATAGTTTATATCCTTCACATAGTTTAGGATCATCAGGAGTAACAGTTGAAGAAAATGTCAATGCCTTTGCAACATTTGCTAATAAAGGAAAATTTGTCGATGCTTATATGATTGAAAAAATTGAAAATAGTGACGGAAAAGTTATCTATCAGCATGAAAAAACCGCTACAGATGTATTTTCTGCTCAGACTGCTTATTTAACGATTGATATGATGAGAGACGTTATTAGAGGTGGAACAGCCGCTTCATTAAATGGATTCCTTTCTTTTAGTGCTGACTGGTCTGGTAAAACAGGTACAACTCAAGATTATGGTGATGCATGGTTTGTTGCAACCAACCCAAATGTGACCTTTGGGACTTGGATTGGATATGATACACCGAAACCACTAGAGAGAAACTATAAAGGGATGTCTTATAGTAAACGGAATATTCTTTTATGGGCAAAATTAATGAATGTATCTCATGATGTCAATCCGGAGTTAATTGCTCCAAAAGAACGCTTTGAAATGCCTGGAGGAATTGTCGAACGCTCTTATTGTGCATTAACAGGTGAACTTCCTTCAGATCTTTGCCGAAGTGCTGGATTAGTAACAAGTGATCTTTTCAATGCAAAGTATGTTCCTACAAAAGTTGATGATAGTCTTACACATGGAAAATTTGTCGTTGTTAAAAACCAAGCATATAAAGTTCCTTCCTCAGCACCTTCCGAATTTGTTCAACAAGGTGTCATGTTAAAAAAAGATATTCTAAAGAAACATGGAATTAGCAGTATTGGAGATTTAAAAAAATTACTCCCCAACACAGCTAAGTTTGGAAATCTTGTCGTAACTGAAAATAAGGAAATTTCTGATAATGGAGCGAGTCCAAAGCAAGTTAGCGGGGTTTCTGTTAATGGTCCAAAAATAAGCTGGGGTGCGAATCCAGATAATGATGTCATTGGTTATAGAGTATATGCAGCAGCCAATCAAACGACCAACTTTAAAAAAGTAGCTAGTGTTCATGCATCAAGTACTTCCGCAAATGTCGGAACAGCACCAGCAGCCTATTATGTTGTTGCGGTTGATGTAGCAGGGAAAGAATCAGCACCATCAGCAATAATTAAAGTTGGCAATTATGCAAAAGAGAAGAGTAAGCCTGTTGCAACTGAAACTGTCAAACCAAAAACACCACCAGCTGCTCCAGCTAAGCCAGCAAAACCTGCTGTTACCCCACCGTCTGAAGCAATATAG
- the rpsD gene encoding 30S ribosomal protein S4 — translation MARYTGSSWKLSRRLGISLSGTGKELEKRPYAPGQHGPGQRKKLSEYGLQLQEKQKLRHMYGVNERQFRNLFDKAGKIAGKHGENFMVLLESRLDNVVYRLGLARTRRQARQIVNHGHILVDGGRVDIPSYQVKPGQTITLREKSRNLDIVKEAIEVNNFVPDYLTFDADKLEGTFTRLPERSELPAEINEALIVEFYSR, via the coding sequence ATGGCTCGTTATACAGGCTCAAGCTGGAAACTCTCTCGTCGTTTAGGTATTTCATTAAGTGGTACAGGTAAAGAATTAGAAAAGCGTCCTTACGCTCCAGGACAACATGGTCCAGGACAACGTAAAAAGCTTTCTGAGTACGGTTTACAATTACAAGAGAAGCAAAAACTTCGTCATATGTATGGTGTAAATGAGCGCCAATTCCGTAATCTATTTGATAAAGCTGGCAAAATCGCTGGTAAACATGGTGAGAACTTCATGGTTCTTCTTGAATCACGTCTTGACAATGTTGTTTACCGTTTAGGTTTAGCGCGTACTCGCCGTCAAGCTCGTCAAATCGTTAACCATGGTCATATTCTTGTTGATGGTGGACGTGTAGATATCCCATCATACCAAGTAAAACCAGGTCAAACAATTACTTTACGTGAAAAATCTCGCAACCTTGACATCGTTAAGGAAGCAATCGAAGTAAACAACTTCGTACCTGATTACCTAACTTTCGACGCAGATAAATTAGAAGGTACTTTCACTCGTTTACCAGAACGTTCTGAATTACCTGCTGAAATTAACGAAGCTCTTATCGTTGAGTTCTACTCACGTTAA
- the acsA gene encoding acetate--CoA ligase, producing MKLEALSPTKGNFNLQDYDAVYESFDWSEVEKNFTWSETGRVNAAYEAIDKHAESFRKNKIALYYRDPERDEKYTFKEMKELSNKAANVLKKTADLEKGDRLFVFMPRTPELYFVLLGAIKLGAIVGPLFEAFMEGAVKDRLEDSDAKVIVTTPELLDRIPVSELPALKHVVVVGESVDSKYIDFLAEMKTASKELNIEWVEKTDGLLLHYTSGSTGKPKGVLHVHQAMVQHYQTGQWVLDLQEDDVYWCTADPGWVTGTVYGIFSPWLSGATNVIVGGRFKPEAWYKTIEDYGVTVWYSAPTAFRMLMSAGDELVKQFDTSSLRHVLSVGEPLNPEVVRWGVKVFHKRIHDTWWMTETGAQLICNYPCMEIRPGSMGKPIPGVKAAIVDDQGNELPPYRMGNLAIKKGWPSMMYTIWNNKEKFESYFMPGDWYVSGDSAYMDEDGYFWFQGRIDDVIMTSGERVGPFEVESKLVEHPAIAEAGVIGKPDPVRGEIIKAFVALREGYEPSDELKEEIRTFVKKGLAAHAAPREIDFRDKLPKTRSGKIMRRVLKAWELDLPTGDLSTMED from the coding sequence ATGAAATTGGAAGCATTATCTCCAACAAAGGGGAATTTTAATTTGCAAGACTATGATGCTGTCTATGAATCATTTGATTGGTCAGAGGTTGAAAAAAACTTTACATGGTCAGAAACTGGTCGAGTTAATGCAGCATATGAAGCAATTGATAAGCATGCAGAATCATTCCGGAAAAATAAAATCGCCCTTTATTATCGAGACCCTGAACGTGATGAGAAGTATACCTTCAAAGAAATGAAGGAACTCTCAAATAAAGCTGCTAATGTGTTAAAGAAAACTGCTGATCTTGAAAAGGGAGATCGCCTTTTTGTGTTTATGCCTAGAACACCTGAATTATACTTTGTGTTATTAGGTGCGATTAAGCTGGGAGCAATTGTTGGTCCATTGTTTGAAGCATTTATGGAAGGTGCTGTTAAAGATCGTCTTGAAGATAGTGATGCAAAGGTGATCGTTACAACACCTGAATTGCTTGATCGAATTCCTGTAAGTGAATTACCTGCCTTAAAACATGTTGTCGTTGTAGGAGAATCTGTTGATTCTAAATATATTGATTTTCTAGCTGAAATGAAAACAGCAAGCAAAGAGCTTAACATTGAGTGGGTTGAAAAGACCGACGGGTTACTTCTTCACTATACATCCGGTTCTACTGGAAAGCCAAAGGGTGTCCTTCATGTTCATCAAGCAATGGTGCAGCATTATCAAACAGGACAATGGGTTTTAGATTTACAGGAGGATGATGTATACTGGTGTACAGCTGATCCAGGGTGGGTAACTGGTACTGTGTATGGAATCTTTAGTCCATGGCTTTCAGGTGCAACAAATGTCATTGTCGGTGGACGCTTTAAGCCTGAAGCGTGGTATAAAACGATTGAAGATTATGGTGTAACGGTTTGGTATAGTGCTCCAACCGCATTTAGAATGTTAATGAGTGCCGGTGACGAGCTTGTAAAGCAATTTGATACAAGTTCATTAAGACATGTATTAAGTGTTGGAGAACCACTTAATCCAGAAGTTGTTCGATGGGGAGTAAAAGTATTTCATAAACGTATCCATGATACGTGGTGGATGACTGAAACAGGGGCACAACTCATTTGTAATTATCCTTGTATGGAAATCAGACCTGGTTCAATGGGCAAACCAATTCCAGGAGTAAAAGCAGCCATAGTAGATGATCAAGGAAATGAACTTCCACCTTATCGAATGGGGAATCTTGCGATTAAAAAAGGCTGGCCATCTATGATGTATACGATTTGGAACAACAAGGAAAAATTCGAATCATATTTTATGCCTGGTGATTGGTATGTATCAGGTGATTCAGCTTATATGGATGAAGATGGCTATTTTTGGTTCCAAGGCAGAATTGATGATGTGATTATGACTTCTGGTGAGCGTGTTGGTCCTTTTGAAGTCGAGAGTAAGCTTGTTGAGCATCCTGCCATTGCAGAAGCTGGTGTTATCGGTAAACCGGATCCTGTTAGAGGAGAAATTATTAAAGCGTTTGTTGCACTTCGAGAAGGATATGAACCATCTGATGAGTTAAAAGAAGAAATTCGTACATTTGTGAAAAAAGGCTTAGCAGCACATGCAGCACCTCGTGAAATTGACTTCCGTGATAAGCTTCCGAAAACAAGAAGCGGTAAAATTATGCGCCGGGTCTTAAAAGCATGGGAGCTTGATTTACCAACTGGTGATCTTTCTACAATGGAAGATTAA
- a CDS encoding RNA polymerase alpha subunit C-terminal domain-containing protein, producing the protein MTTSEKNLKTCNKGHKYYKSSDCPTCPTCEQKRKPENGFLSLLSAPARRALEHNGITSLHLLSTYSEKEILKLHGMGPAFLPKLRTALKENGLSFKS; encoded by the coding sequence ATGACAACTTCAGAAAAAAATTTAAAGACCTGCAATAAAGGTCATAAATATTATAAAAGCAGTGATTGTCCAACCTGTCCGACTTGTGAGCAAAAACGCAAGCCTGAAAATGGATTTCTTTCATTACTCTCTGCACCAGCAAGACGAGCATTGGAACACAACGGAATAACTTCTTTACACCTGTTATCAACATATAGTGAGAAAGAGATTTTGAAACTTCACGGTATGGGACCAGCATTTTTACCTAAACTTAGGACTGCTTTGAAAGAAAATGGATTATCATTCAAATCTTAA
- the tyrS gene encoding tyrosine--tRNA ligase, with the protein MSELLNDLQFRGLVNQVTDEEGLTKILEEEKIKLYAGFDPTADSLHIGHLLPILTLKRFQLHGHHPIALVGGATGLIGDPSGKKAERTLNTADIVQEWSNRIKGQLSRFLDFDAEVNPAIIANNFDWIGSLDVISFLRDVGKNFGINYMLAKDSVKTRIDSGISFTEFSYMILQSFDFLKLYQNNGCKLQIGGSDQWGNITSGLELIRKSEENSKAYGLTIPLVTKADGTKFGKTEGGAIWLDRDKTSPYEFYQFWINTDDRDVIKYLKYFTFLSQQEIEQFEQEVSSAPEKRLAQKALAEEMTKLVHGEESLQQAIKITAALFSGDIKELTGNEILEGFKDVPSTKIEEAEIGLIDLLIQAKIAPSKRQAREDITNGAIYINGERVQDLEKVIANQDKIDGQFTVIRRGKKKYFLIRF; encoded by the coding sequence ATGAGTGAATTATTAAATGATTTACAATTTAGAGGTCTTGTAAATCAAGTAACAGATGAAGAAGGTTTGACGAAAATACTTGAGGAAGAAAAAATAAAGTTATATGCAGGCTTTGACCCAACGGCAGATAGTCTTCATATTGGTCATTTATTGCCAATCTTAACACTTAAAAGATTCCAACTGCATGGCCATCACCCAATCGCTCTTGTTGGAGGTGCAACTGGACTAATAGGTGATCCAAGTGGTAAAAAAGCAGAACGTACACTGAATACAGCTGATATTGTACAAGAATGGTCTAATCGTATTAAGGGACAATTATCAAGATTTCTTGATTTTGATGCGGAAGTGAATCCTGCAATCATAGCAAACAACTTTGATTGGATTGGCAGCCTTGATGTCATTTCTTTCCTGCGTGATGTTGGAAAAAACTTCGGTATCAATTACATGCTAGCGAAAGACTCAGTTAAAACACGTATTGACTCTGGAATCTCATTTACCGAATTTAGTTATATGATTTTACAATCATTTGACTTTCTTAAACTTTATCAAAATAATGGATGTAAATTGCAAATTGGTGGAAGTGATCAGTGGGGAAATATTACATCTGGATTAGAGCTAATTCGTAAATCTGAAGAAAATTCAAAGGCTTATGGATTAACGATCCCGCTCGTTACAAAAGCAGATGGTACGAAATTTGGTAAAACAGAGGGTGGTGCGATTTGGTTAGATCGTGACAAAACATCGCCATATGAGTTCTACCAATTCTGGATTAATACGGATGATCGCGATGTAATTAAATATTTGAAATATTTTACATTCTTATCACAACAGGAAATTGAGCAATTTGAACAAGAAGTGAGTTCTGCTCCAGAAAAACGCTTAGCTCAAAAAGCACTTGCAGAAGAAATGACAAAACTAGTTCATGGGGAAGAATCTTTGCAACAAGCAATTAAGATTACAGCTGCACTTTTTAGTGGAGATATTAAAGAACTAACTGGCAATGAAATATTAGAGGGCTTTAAAGATGTACCGTCTACAAAAATTGAAGAGGCTGAAATTGGCTTAATTGATCTCCTTATTCAGGCGAAAATTGCACCATCAAAACGTCAAGCACGTGAAGATATTACAAATGGTGCCATTTATATAAATGGTGAACGTGTTCAAGATTTAGAAAAAGTGATTGCTAATCAAGATAAAATTGATGGACAGTTTACGGTAATTCGAAGAGGGAAGAAGAAGTATTTTCTAATTCGATTCTAA
- a CDS encoding sensor domain-containing diguanylate cyclase: protein MGGQSVDSVVKSKLYELLSNQLYRYSINEIIEKLIDVLKSGLNISHAVFYTYNKQLDYLTPFNERCPIKSLPQDLHEGKLSSFGEFDYIPLFQNETIFALIELKGLDRSRFPSASLDEIVKACTFFHACISQFLLITQKGRKFEQLYLLTEKFHSLMNKDHVLAELITTLKTMYSDYLFYLFLSHDNDNQGDLPIKDLGFDDQEGNEIAMEAFVTGNVQLSFDKKNLQTLFYFPIKGKQGVYGVLQVVINHNTELDEENKGYITMLANAAGTALENAQLYEQSKRLIKDLQLINEISHRLNKNLKFTDTMTYLSSKIMDSFDAEEVGFFYINQYGMIQFFPGSTKFFSTEEINVYIEYLREKIEKDLEGLFIGDIKSYIHDATYSSVMAVPMVQSNNLKGCALVLHKEPYHFSFDMFKLLQSLIHHTTLALTNSLLREELETLVKTDHLTQLFSRSYFNERIEQSINKDRQGTFVLIDIDDFKRINDTYGHQTGDEVLVQVANIIKNNIREDDVAARWGGEEISVYLPQVDLKTGIIIAERIVKCVRENTSPVITISCGVSYWNAKNHENANKLFSRADKALYIAKNMGKNQVIIQEEVT, encoded by the coding sequence ATGGGTGGTCAATCAGTTGATAGTGTGGTTAAAAGTAAACTTTATGAATTGTTAAGTAATCAACTATACCGATATTCAATTAACGAAATAATTGAAAAGCTTATAGATGTTCTAAAAAGTGGGCTGAATATTAGCCATGCAGTTTTTTATACATATAACAAGCAATTAGATTACCTTACACCTTTTAATGAAAGGTGTCCAATTAAGTCTTTGCCACAGGACCTTCATGAAGGAAAATTATCTTCTTTTGGAGAATTTGATTACATACCATTATTTCAAAATGAAACGATTTTTGCTTTGATCGAGCTAAAAGGATTAGATAGAAGTCGCTTTCCTAGTGCTTCTTTAGATGAAATAGTGAAAGCTTGTACATTTTTTCACGCGTGTATTTCACAATTTTTGCTAATTACACAAAAAGGAAGAAAATTTGAACAGCTATATCTTTTGACTGAAAAATTCCATTCGCTTATGAATAAAGATCATGTGCTTGCAGAGCTAATAACAACATTAAAAACCATGTATTCTGATTATCTTTTCTACTTATTTTTATCACATGACAATGATAATCAAGGGGATTTACCGATAAAAGACTTAGGTTTTGATGATCAAGAAGGAAATGAAATAGCAATGGAAGCCTTTGTTACCGGAAACGTCCAGCTTTCTTTTGATAAAAAGAATCTGCAAACCTTGTTTTATTTTCCTATAAAAGGAAAACAAGGTGTGTATGGTGTTCTCCAGGTGGTTATTAATCACAACACTGAACTTGATGAGGAAAATAAAGGTTACATAACAATGCTTGCAAATGCAGCTGGAACAGCATTGGAAAATGCTCAATTGTATGAACAGTCTAAAAGATTAATAAAAGATTTACAATTAATTAATGAAATATCACATCGATTAAATAAAAACTTAAAATTTACAGATACAATGACATATCTATCTTCTAAAATAATGGATTCATTCGATGCTGAAGAAGTTGGATTTTTCTATATTAATCAATACGGGATGATTCAATTCTTTCCAGGAAGTACAAAATTCTTTAGCACAGAAGAAATTAATGTATATATTGAATATTTACGTGAAAAAATTGAAAAGGATTTAGAAGGTCTATTTATTGGTGATATAAAATCATATATACATGATGCAACATATTCATCAGTAATGGCTGTTCCAATGGTTCAAAGCAACAACCTAAAAGGATGTGCATTGGTTCTTCATAAAGAACCTTATCATTTTTCCTTCGATATGTTTAAATTGCTTCAATCATTAATACATCATACCACGCTCGCACTAACAAACTCTTTGTTACGTGAGGAGTTAGAAACATTAGTCAAAACAGATCATTTAACACAATTATTCTCGCGAAGCTATTTTAATGAACGTATTGAGCAATCGATAAATAAGGATCGGCAAGGTACCTTCGTGTTAATTGATATTGATGATTTTAAAAGAATTAATGACACATATGGCCATCAAACTGGTGATGAAGTTCTTGTTCAAGTTGCGAATATTATTAAAAATAATATTCGTGAGGATGACGTTGCCGCCCGTTGGGGTGGAGAAGAGATTTCTGTTTATTTGCCCCAAGTAGACCTTAAAACGGGGATTATTATAGCGGAGAGAATTGTTAAGTGTGTAAGAGAAAATACAAGTCCAGTTATTACGATTTCCTGTGGAGTTTCTTACTGGAATGCTAAAA
- a CDS encoding acetoin utilization AcuB family protein yields MIVRQIMNSNVITLRADESIRMALNTMKQNRIRHIPIVKDDDILVGIITERDVKDASPSIFQLELREDFLERPISSIMKTEVITGHPLDFVEELAAVLIENKIGCLPILQDDRLVGLLTETDVLSTFVKLTGVEHPSSRIEVKVPNRAGMLAEVSAILKKRRVNISSVLVCPASNKDAKILVFRVQTMNVSMIISDLKAEGYEVLWPKVLGNMK; encoded by the coding sequence ATGATCGTTAGGCAAATAATGAATTCTAACGTGATAACCTTACGTGCTGACGAAAGTATACGAATGGCATTAAACACGATGAAACAAAATCGAATCCGCCATATTCCTATTGTAAAAGATGACGACATTTTAGTAGGTATCATTACAGAACGGGACGTAAAGGATGCAAGCCCATCCATTTTCCAACTAGAATTAAGAGAAGATTTTTTAGAGAGACCGATATCGAGCATCATGAAAACAGAAGTTATTACGGGACATCCGCTTGATTTTGTTGAAGAATTAGCAGCCGTTTTAATTGAAAATAAAATTGGATGTTTACCAATTTTACAAGATGATAGATTAGTTGGCCTATTAACAGAAACAGACGTACTAAGTACGTTTGTAAAGCTTACCGGGGTTGAGCACCCTTCCTCACGAATAGAAGTGAAAGTACCAAATAGAGCTGGCATGTTAGCTGAAGTTTCTGCAATCTTAAAAAAACGAAGAGTCAATATTTCAAGTGTTCTTGTTTGTCCTGCTTCAAATAAAGATGCAAAAATTCTAGTATTTCGTGTACAAACGATGAACGTTTCGATGATTATCAGTGATTTAAAGGCTGAAGGATATGAAGTTTTGTGGCCGAAAGTATTGGGGAATATGAAATGA
- a CDS encoding GNAT family N-acetyltransferase, whose protein sequence is MIHHKTYNAMEIKTPNGSIFIEGPVSQDKLANYEFHEGLVAFRQPKQQHKALVEIAGLPEGRIIIARQREMIIGYVTYLYPDPLERWSEGKMEDLIELGAIEVAAEFRGYSIGKNLLRVSMMDDAMEDYIIITTEYYWHWDLKGSGLNVWEYRKMMEKMMNAGGLKWYATDDPEISSHPANCLMAKIGKRIGQDSIEKFDRLRFQNRFMY, encoded by the coding sequence ATGATACATCATAAGACATATAATGCAATGGAAATAAAAACACCGAATGGAAGTATATTTATCGAAGGGCCTGTTTCGCAGGACAAACTAGCAAACTATGAATTTCATGAAGGACTAGTTGCATTTAGACAGCCTAAACAGCAGCATAAAGCCCTTGTTGAAATAGCTGGTTTACCTGAAGGAAGAATTATCATTGCAAGACAGCGTGAGATGATCATTGGATATGTTACATATCTTTACCCGGATCCATTGGAAAGATGGTCTGAAGGAAAAATGGAAGATTTAATTGAATTAGGTGCAATTGAGGTGGCAGCAGAATTCCGCGGATATTCGATTGGAAAAAATTTATTAAGAGTATCAATGATGGATGATGCGATGGAGGATTACATCATAATCACTACTGAATATTATTGGCATTGGGACTTAAAAGGTTCTGGTTTAAACGTTTGGGAATATCGAAAGATGATGGAAAAAATGATGAATGCCGGAGGGTTAAAATGGTATGCAACTGATGATCCTGAAATCAGTTCACATCCGGCAAATTGCCTTATGGCCAAAATCGGAAAACGGATCGGCCAAGATTCGATAGAGAAATTTGATCGTTTGCGCTTTCAAAATCGCTTTATGTATTAA